A single Limanda limanda chromosome 19, fLimLim1.1, whole genome shotgun sequence DNA region contains:
- the yrk gene encoding tyrosine-protein kinase Fgr isoform X1 translates to MGCACCKQKTSDKAAAASAAAVDITDLSPSNADGGLSAALTQGRYCPDPTQAIPDFNKGFSCGTVFLNTTTNQRPGGITSGGVTLFIALYDYDARTEDDLTFQKGEKFQIINNTEGDWWEARSLDTGNSGYIPSNYVAPVDSIQAEEWYFGKMGRKDAERQLLGHGNQRGTFLIRESETTKGAYSLSIRDWDENKADHVKHYKIRKLDNGGYYITTRSQFDTVPELVEHYTERAAGLCCRLIGSCKRGMPKLADLSVKTKDMWEIPRESLQLIKKLGNGQFGEVWMGMWNGTTKVAVKTLKPGTMSPEAFLEEAQIMKRLRHDKLVQLYAVVSEEPIYIITEFMSQGSLLDFLKDGEGQNLKLPQLVDMAAQIASGMAYIERMNYIHRDLRAANILVGENLVCKIADFGLARLIEDNEYTARQGAKFPIKWTAPEAALYGRFTIKSDVWSFGILLTELITKGRVPYPGMNNREVLEQVERGYRMPCAPGCPSSLHELMVQCWRREADERHTFEYLQSFLEDYFTATEPQYQPGENL, encoded by the exons ATGGGGTGTGCCTGTTGCAAGCAGAAGACGTCcgacaaagcagcagcagcatcagcagcagcagtggataTTACAGACCTGTCTCCTAGCAACGCAGATGGAGGGTTGTCCGCAGCTTTGACTCAGGGCCGCTACTGTCCCGACCCCACTCAGGCCATCCCGGACTTCAACAAGGGCTTCTCGTGCGGCACCGTCTTTCTCAACACCACCACAAACCAACGGCCTGGAGGCATCACAA GTGGCGGAGTCACTCTCTTCATTGCGCTCTATGACTATGACGCTCGCACGGAAGACGACCTTACTTTCCAGAAAGGAGAGAAATTTCAGATCATCAACAATAC TGAGGGCGACTGGTGGGAGGCTCGATCTTTGGACACTGGCAACTCAGGTTACATCCCCTCCAACTACGTAGCTCCTGTCGACTCTATACAGGCTGAGga gtggtaTTTTGGGAAGATGGGGAGGAAGGATGCGGAGAGACAACTTCTCGGCCATGGCAACCAGAGGGGAACTTTCCTCATACGAGAGAGCGAGACCACCAAGG GCGCTTACTCTCTGTCCATCCGTGACTGGGACGAAAACAAGGCAGACCACGTTAAGCATTACAAGATCCGCAAACTAGACAACGGAGGCTACTACATCACCACGAGATCCCAGTTTGACACTGTTCCGGAGCTGGTTGAGCACTACACAG AGAGAGCGGCAGGACTGTGCTGCCGTTTGATTGGCAGCTGTAAACGGGGCATGCCTAAGCTGGCTGACTTATCAGTGAAGACCAAGGATATGTGGGAGATTCCCCGGGAATCCCTGCAGCTGATTAAAAAACTGGGCAACGGCCAGTTTGGAGAAGTCTGGATGG GCATGTGGAACGGCACCACCAAGGTAGCGGTGAAGACTCTGAAGCCGGGAACCATGTCCCCCGAGGCCTTCCTGGAGGAGGCCCAAATTATGAAGAGACTTCGCCACGACAAACTGGTGCAGCTCTATGCCGTCGTGTCGGAGGAGCCCATCTACATCATCACTGAGTTCATGAGCCAAG gaAGTTTACTGGACTTCCTAAAAGATGGAGAGGGACAGAACCTGAAGCTGCCTCAGCTGGTGGACATGGCTGCACAG atTGCATCTGGAATGGCGTACATCGAGAGGATGAACTACATCCATCGTGACCTGCGAGCAGCAAACATCCTGGTCGGAGAGAATCTGGTGTGCAAGATCGCTGACTTTGGGCTGGCAAGGCTCATCGAGGACAATGAGTACACAGCGAGACAAG GGGCGAAGTTCCCCATCAAGTGGACGGCTCCGGAAGCTGCACTGTACGGACGTTTCACCATCAAGTCCGATGTCTGGAGCTTTGGCATCTTACTGACTGAGCTCATCACTAAGGGACGTGTGCCGTACCCAG GCATGAACAACCGCGAGGTGCTGGAGCAGGTGGAGAGGGGCTACAGGATGCCCTGTGCCCCGGGCTGCCCCAGCTCGCTCCACGAACTGATGGTGCAGTGCTGGAGGCGGGAGGCCGACGAGAGGCACACGTTCGAGTACCTGCAGTCCTTCCTGGAGGATTACTTCACCGCCACGGAGCCGCAGTACCAGCCCGGAGAGAACCTGTGA
- the yrk gene encoding tyrosine-protein kinase Fgr isoform X3 — translation MGCACCKQKTSDKAAAASAAAVDITDLSPSNADGGLSAALTQGRYCPDPTQAIPDFNKGFSCGTVFLNTTTNQRPGGITSGGVTLFIALYDYDARTEDDLTFQKGEKFQIINNTEGDWWEARSLDTGNSGYIPSNYVAPVDSIQAEEWYFGKMGRKDAERQLLGHGNQRGTFLIRESETTKGAYSLSIRDWDENKADHVKHYKIRKLDNGGYYITTRSQFDTVPELVEHYTERAAGLCCRLIGSCKRGMPKLADLSVKTKDMWEIPRESLQLIKKLGNGQFGEVWMGSNDGLCYFLTHACVNSKPLTMGLGRDAWEVPREALVLQRKLGQGCFGEVWMGMWNGTTKVAVKTLKPGTMSPEAFLEEAQIMKRLRHDKLVQLYAVVSEEPIYIITEFMSQGSLLDFLKDGEGQNLKLPQLVDMAAQIASGMAYIERMNYIHRDLRAANILVGENLVCKIADFGLARLIEDNEYTARQGAKFPIKWTAPEAALYGRFTIKSDVWSFGILLTELITKGRVPYPGMNNREVLEQVERGYRMPCAPGCPSSLHELMVQCWRREADERHTFEYLQSFLEDYFTATEPQYQPGENL, via the exons ATGGGGTGTGCCTGTTGCAAGCAGAAGACGTCcgacaaagcagcagcagcatcagcagcagcagtggataTTACAGACCTGTCTCCTAGCAACGCAGATGGAGGGTTGTCCGCAGCTTTGACTCAGGGCCGCTACTGTCCCGACCCCACTCAGGCCATCCCGGACTTCAACAAGGGCTTCTCGTGCGGCACCGTCTTTCTCAACACCACCACAAACCAACGGCCTGGAGGCATCACAA GTGGCGGAGTCACTCTCTTCATTGCGCTCTATGACTATGACGCTCGCACGGAAGACGACCTTACTTTCCAGAAAGGAGAGAAATTTCAGATCATCAACAATAC TGAGGGCGACTGGTGGGAGGCTCGATCTTTGGACACTGGCAACTCAGGTTACATCCCCTCCAACTACGTAGCTCCTGTCGACTCTATACAGGCTGAGga gtggtaTTTTGGGAAGATGGGGAGGAAGGATGCGGAGAGACAACTTCTCGGCCATGGCAACCAGAGGGGAACTTTCCTCATACGAGAGAGCGAGACCACCAAGG GCGCTTACTCTCTGTCCATCCGTGACTGGGACGAAAACAAGGCAGACCACGTTAAGCATTACAAGATCCGCAAACTAGACAACGGAGGCTACTACATCACCACGAGATCCCAGTTTGACACTGTTCCGGAGCTGGTTGAGCACTACACAG AGAGAGCGGCAGGACTGTGCTGCCGTTTGATTGGCAGCTGTAAACGGGGCATGCCTAAGCTGGCTGACTTATCAGTGAAGACCAAGGATATGTGGGAGATTCCCCGGGAATCCCTGCAGCTGATTAAAAAACTGGGCAACGGCCAGTTTGGAGAAGTCTGGATGG GCAGTAATGACGGGCTGTGTTATTTCCTCACCCATGCCTGCGTTAATTCCAAGCCGCTCACCATGGGCCTGGGGCGGGACGCCTGGGAAGTGCCCAGGGAGGCACTGGTACTGCAGAGGAAGCTGGGACAGGGCTGCTTCGGGGAAGTGTGGATGG GCATGTGGAACGGCACCACCAAGGTAGCGGTGAAGACTCTGAAGCCGGGAACCATGTCCCCCGAGGCCTTCCTGGAGGAGGCCCAAATTATGAAGAGACTTCGCCACGACAAACTGGTGCAGCTCTATGCCGTCGTGTCGGAGGAGCCCATCTACATCATCACTGAGTTCATGAGCCAAG gaAGTTTACTGGACTTCCTAAAAGATGGAGAGGGACAGAACCTGAAGCTGCCTCAGCTGGTGGACATGGCTGCACAG atTGCATCTGGAATGGCGTACATCGAGAGGATGAACTACATCCATCGTGACCTGCGAGCAGCAAACATCCTGGTCGGAGAGAATCTGGTGTGCAAGATCGCTGACTTTGGGCTGGCAAGGCTCATCGAGGACAATGAGTACACAGCGAGACAAG GGGCGAAGTTCCCCATCAAGTGGACGGCTCCGGAAGCTGCACTGTACGGACGTTTCACCATCAAGTCCGATGTCTGGAGCTTTGGCATCTTACTGACTGAGCTCATCACTAAGGGACGTGTGCCGTACCCAG GCATGAACAACCGCGAGGTGCTGGAGCAGGTGGAGAGGGGCTACAGGATGCCCTGTGCCCCGGGCTGCCCCAGCTCGCTCCACGAACTGATGGTGCAGTGCTGGAGGCGGGAGGCCGACGAGAGGCACACGTTCGAGTACCTGCAGTCCTTCCTGGAGGATTACTTCACCGCCACGGAGCCGCAGTACCAGCCCGGAGAGAACCTGTGA
- the sesn2 gene encoding sestrin-2 isoform X3 has translation MRSFTRTITCIPLVCWTREAETPLLLMAAEKGVDVPRALACGPSAFIPAKQTLKGELDQDILIESFLSLGRVDHVTMVMALHPAYLSCFLRAQNALLELDGPLPCHWRHYIALMAAARHHCSYLVQQHSAGFLEAGGEESWLSGLQHAPTKLRSLQTLNRLLAHRPWLITQQHIQELVCPGAEPRWSLAELIHAVILMAHAHSLSSFVWGCGLNPEHDHIGGYTFQPASPGHLPLSPHSPAPEDGRQELVEGAMEVEVLMKRMVELQEQEEECTQEEMVTRFERERSERIPTAVVRGAPPDLLLHLVEDPEFRYEDFAPRGEQAPPTMRAQDYSWEDHGFSLVNRLLPDMGQLLDEKFQVVSNMTYHRMAMHEGVDTHTLRKALWNYIHCLYGIRYDDYDYGSVNVLLERSLKLFVKTMACHPEQTTARIYHSFWRHFRHSEKVHANLIVMEARLQAALLYTLRAITHYMR, from the exons ATGCGTAGCTTCACACGAACGATCACTTGTATTCCTCTGGTCTGCTGGACTCGAGAAGCTgagactcctctcctcctcatggcGGCT gaGAAAGGAGTTGATGTCCCTCGGGCTCTGGCCTGCGGTCCAAGTGCCTTTATCCCTGCAAAACAG ACGCTGAAAGGAGAGCTAGACCAGGACATTCTGATCGAGTCCTTTCTCTCCCTGGGTCGCGTGGACCACGTCACCATGGTGATGGCGCTGCACCCTGCCTACCTCAGCTGCTTCCTGAGGGCCCAGAATGCTTTGCTGGAGCTGGACGGCCCCTTGCCCTGTCACTGGAGACATTACATCGCTCTCATG GCCGCGGCCCGACACCACTGCTCGTACCTGGTGCAGCAGCACAGCGCCGGCTTCCTGGAGgccggaggagaggagagctggCTGAGCGGCCTTCAGCACGCTCCCACTAAGCTGCGCAGCCTGCAGACGCTCAACAGACTGCTGGCACACCGGCCCTGGCTCATTACACAGCAGCACATCCAG GAGCTGGTGTGtccgggggcggagcctcgctGGTCACTGGCTGAACTTATCCACGCCGTGATCCTCATGGCACACGcccattctctctcctcttttgtgTGGGGCTGCGGCCTGAACCCGGAACACGACCACATCGGAGGTTACACCTTCCAACCTGCCTCCCCCGGTCACCTCCCCCTCAGCCCCCATAGCCCTGCTCCTGAGGACGGCAGGCAAGAG TTGGTTGAGGGAGCaatggaggtggaggtgctgatgaagaggatggtggagctgcaggagcaggaggaggagtgcacACAGGAGGAGATGGTGACTCgctttgagagagagaggagcgagagaaTCCCAACAG CGGTGGTGCGTGGAGCTCCACCcgacctgctgctgcatctggtGGAGGATCCAGAATTCAGATACGAGGATTTTGCACCAAGAGGAGAACAGGCTCCGCCCACCATGAGAGCCCAG GACTATTCGTGGGAGGACCACGGCTTCTCTCTGGTCAACAGGCTACTGCCAGACATGGGCCAGCTGCTGGATGAGAAGTTCCAG GTGGTGAGCAACATGACATATCACAGGATGGCCATGCATGAAGGAGTGGACACGCACACTCTGAGGAAAGCTCTGTGGAACTACATCCACTGTCTCTACGGGATACG ATATGATGATTACGACTACGGCAGCGTGAACGTGTTGCTGGAGCGCTCTCTGAAGCTGTTTGTGAAAACCATGGCCTGCCACCCGGAGCAGACCACGGCTCGTATTTACCATTCCTTCTGGAGGCACTTCAGACACTCTGAGAAG GTTCATGCAAACCTTATAGTGATGGAGGCCCGGCTCCAGGCTGCCCTTCTGTACACCTTGCGAGCTATCACACATTACATGAGATGA
- the sesn2 gene encoding sestrin-2 isoform X2 translates to MRSFTRTITCIPLVCWTREAETPLLLMAAVSVVGDLINPPVMKRVAPGTAAPVKEKGVDVPRALACGPSAFIPAKQTLKGELDQDILIESFLSLGRVDHVTMVMALHPAYLSCFLRAQNALLELDGPLPCHWRHYIALMAAARHHCSYLVQQHSAGFLEAGGEESWLSGLQHAPTKLRSLQTLNRLLAHRPWLITQQHIQELVCPGAEPRWSLAELIHAVILMAHAHSLSSFVWGCGLNPEHDHIGGYTFQPASPGHLPLSPHSPAPEDGRQELVEGAMEVEVLMKRMVELQEQEEECTQEEMVTRFERERSERIPTAVVRGAPPDLLLHLVEDPEFRYEDFAPRGEQAPPTMRAQDYSWEDHGFSLVNRLLPDMGQLLDEKFQVVSNMTYHRMAMHEGVDTHTLRKALWNYIHCLYGIRYDDYDYGSVNVLLERSLKLFVKTMACHPEQTTARIYHSFWRHFRHSEKVHANLIVMEARLQAALLYTLRAITHYMR, encoded by the exons ATGCGTAGCTTCACACGAACGATCACTTGTATTCCTCTGGTCTGCTGGACTCGAGAAGCTgagactcctctcctcctcatggcGGCTGTGAGTGTTGTGGGAGATCTGATAAATCCGCCTGTAATGAAGCGAGTCGCTCCGGGTACAGCTGCTCCGGTCAAA gaGAAAGGAGTTGATGTCCCTCGGGCTCTGGCCTGCGGTCCAAGTGCCTTTATCCCTGCAAAACAG ACGCTGAAAGGAGAGCTAGACCAGGACATTCTGATCGAGTCCTTTCTCTCCCTGGGTCGCGTGGACCACGTCACCATGGTGATGGCGCTGCACCCTGCCTACCTCAGCTGCTTCCTGAGGGCCCAGAATGCTTTGCTGGAGCTGGACGGCCCCTTGCCCTGTCACTGGAGACATTACATCGCTCTCATG GCCGCGGCCCGACACCACTGCTCGTACCTGGTGCAGCAGCACAGCGCCGGCTTCCTGGAGgccggaggagaggagagctggCTGAGCGGCCTTCAGCACGCTCCCACTAAGCTGCGCAGCCTGCAGACGCTCAACAGACTGCTGGCACACCGGCCCTGGCTCATTACACAGCAGCACATCCAG GAGCTGGTGTGtccgggggcggagcctcgctGGTCACTGGCTGAACTTATCCACGCCGTGATCCTCATGGCACACGcccattctctctcctcttttgtgTGGGGCTGCGGCCTGAACCCGGAACACGACCACATCGGAGGTTACACCTTCCAACCTGCCTCCCCCGGTCACCTCCCCCTCAGCCCCCATAGCCCTGCTCCTGAGGACGGCAGGCAAGAG TTGGTTGAGGGAGCaatggaggtggaggtgctgatgaagaggatggtggagctgcaggagcaggaggaggagtgcacACAGGAGGAGATGGTGACTCgctttgagagagagaggagcgagagaaTCCCAACAG CGGTGGTGCGTGGAGCTCCACCcgacctgctgctgcatctggtGGAGGATCCAGAATTCAGATACGAGGATTTTGCACCAAGAGGAGAACAGGCTCCGCCCACCATGAGAGCCCAG GACTATTCGTGGGAGGACCACGGCTTCTCTCTGGTCAACAGGCTACTGCCAGACATGGGCCAGCTGCTGGATGAGAAGTTCCAG GTGGTGAGCAACATGACATATCACAGGATGGCCATGCATGAAGGAGTGGACACGCACACTCTGAGGAAAGCTCTGTGGAACTACATCCACTGTCTCTACGGGATACG ATATGATGATTACGACTACGGCAGCGTGAACGTGTTGCTGGAGCGCTCTCTGAAGCTGTTTGTGAAAACCATGGCCTGCCACCCGGAGCAGACCACGGCTCGTATTTACCATTCCTTCTGGAGGCACTTCAGACACTCTGAGAAG GTTCATGCAAACCTTATAGTGATGGAGGCCCGGCTCCAGGCTGCCCTTCTGTACACCTTGCGAGCTATCACACATTACATGAGATGA
- the sesn2 gene encoding sestrin-2 isoform X1, with the protein MAGNPPAVVSCRANGVNPPGPVSGSGRSCRLQSQSESESDVVPTAKSLARLCSRDEAERAAALEELSQGVLGSLGLDKPGSARLSKRTVLHLLCLSRSCPLQEVRERVAGLLRTAQEKGVDVPRALACGPSAFIPAKQTLKGELDQDILIESFLSLGRVDHVTMVMALHPAYLSCFLRAQNALLELDGPLPCHWRHYIALMAAARHHCSYLVQQHSAGFLEAGGEESWLSGLQHAPTKLRSLQTLNRLLAHRPWLITQQHIQELVCPGAEPRWSLAELIHAVILMAHAHSLSSFVWGCGLNPEHDHIGGYTFQPASPGHLPLSPHSPAPEDGRQELVEGAMEVEVLMKRMVELQEQEEECTQEEMVTRFERERSERIPTAVVRGAPPDLLLHLVEDPEFRYEDFAPRGEQAPPTMRAQDYSWEDHGFSLVNRLLPDMGQLLDEKFQVVSNMTYHRMAMHEGVDTHTLRKALWNYIHCLYGIRYDDYDYGSVNVLLERSLKLFVKTMACHPEQTTARIYHSFWRHFRHSEKVHANLIVMEARLQAALLYTLRAITHYMR; encoded by the exons ATGGCCGGTAACCCCCCTGCAGTCGTCAGCTGCCGGGCGAATGGAGTCAACCCCCCGGGGCCAGTGTCCGGCTCCGGCCGCTCGTGTCGCCTCCAGTCCcagtccgagtccgagtccgacGTGGTGCCGACCGCGAAGAGCTTAGCTCGGCTGTGCAGCCGGGACGAGGCGGAGCGGGCAGCggctctggaggagctgagccAGGGGGTCCTGGGGAGTCTGGGACTGGACAAACCCGGCTCGGCACGGCTCAGTAAGCGGACTGTCCTGCATCTGCTCTGCCTGTCCCGCTCGTGTCCGCTGCAGGAGGTGCGGGAGCGGGTCGCCGGGCTCCTGAGGACCGCACAG gaGAAAGGAGTTGATGTCCCTCGGGCTCTGGCCTGCGGTCCAAGTGCCTTTATCCCTGCAAAACAG ACGCTGAAAGGAGAGCTAGACCAGGACATTCTGATCGAGTCCTTTCTCTCCCTGGGTCGCGTGGACCACGTCACCATGGTGATGGCGCTGCACCCTGCCTACCTCAGCTGCTTCCTGAGGGCCCAGAATGCTTTGCTGGAGCTGGACGGCCCCTTGCCCTGTCACTGGAGACATTACATCGCTCTCATG GCCGCGGCCCGACACCACTGCTCGTACCTGGTGCAGCAGCACAGCGCCGGCTTCCTGGAGgccggaggagaggagagctggCTGAGCGGCCTTCAGCACGCTCCCACTAAGCTGCGCAGCCTGCAGACGCTCAACAGACTGCTGGCACACCGGCCCTGGCTCATTACACAGCAGCACATCCAG GAGCTGGTGTGtccgggggcggagcctcgctGGTCACTGGCTGAACTTATCCACGCCGTGATCCTCATGGCACACGcccattctctctcctcttttgtgTGGGGCTGCGGCCTGAACCCGGAACACGACCACATCGGAGGTTACACCTTCCAACCTGCCTCCCCCGGTCACCTCCCCCTCAGCCCCCATAGCCCTGCTCCTGAGGACGGCAGGCAAGAG TTGGTTGAGGGAGCaatggaggtggaggtgctgatgaagaggatggtggagctgcaggagcaggaggaggagtgcacACAGGAGGAGATGGTGACTCgctttgagagagagaggagcgagagaaTCCCAACAG CGGTGGTGCGTGGAGCTCCACCcgacctgctgctgcatctggtGGAGGATCCAGAATTCAGATACGAGGATTTTGCACCAAGAGGAGAACAGGCTCCGCCCACCATGAGAGCCCAG GACTATTCGTGGGAGGACCACGGCTTCTCTCTGGTCAACAGGCTACTGCCAGACATGGGCCAGCTGCTGGATGAGAAGTTCCAG GTGGTGAGCAACATGACATATCACAGGATGGCCATGCATGAAGGAGTGGACACGCACACTCTGAGGAAAGCTCTGTGGAACTACATCCACTGTCTCTACGGGATACG ATATGATGATTACGACTACGGCAGCGTGAACGTGTTGCTGGAGCGCTCTCTGAAGCTGTTTGTGAAAACCATGGCCTGCCACCCGGAGCAGACCACGGCTCGTATTTACCATTCCTTCTGGAGGCACTTCAGACACTCTGAGAAG GTTCATGCAAACCTTATAGTGATGGAGGCCCGGCTCCAGGCTGCCCTTCTGTACACCTTGCGAGCTATCACACATTACATGAGATGA
- the yrk gene encoding tyrosine-protein kinase Fgr isoform X2 — MGCACCKQKTSDKAAAASAAAVDITDLSPSNADGGLSAALTQGRYCPDPTQAIPDFNKGFSCGTVFLNTTTNQRPGGITSGGVTLFIALYDYDARTEDDLTFQKGEKFQIINNTEGDWWEARSLDTGNSGYIPSNYVAPVDSIQAEEWYFGKMGRKDAERQLLGHGNQRGTFLIRESETTKGAYSLSIRDWDENKADHVKHYKIRKLDNGGYYITTRSQFDTVPELVEHYTGSNDGLCYFLTHACVNSKPLTMGLGRDAWEVPREALVLQRKLGQGCFGEVWMGMWNGTTKVAVKTLKPGTMSPEAFLEEAQIMKRLRHDKLVQLYAVVSEEPIYIITEFMSQGSLLDFLKDGEGQNLKLPQLVDMAAQIASGMAYIERMNYIHRDLRAANILVGENLVCKIADFGLARLIEDNEYTARQGAKFPIKWTAPEAALYGRFTIKSDVWSFGILLTELITKGRVPYPGMNNREVLEQVERGYRMPCAPGCPSSLHELMVQCWRREADERHTFEYLQSFLEDYFTATEPQYQPGENL, encoded by the exons ATGGGGTGTGCCTGTTGCAAGCAGAAGACGTCcgacaaagcagcagcagcatcagcagcagcagtggataTTACAGACCTGTCTCCTAGCAACGCAGATGGAGGGTTGTCCGCAGCTTTGACTCAGGGCCGCTACTGTCCCGACCCCACTCAGGCCATCCCGGACTTCAACAAGGGCTTCTCGTGCGGCACCGTCTTTCTCAACACCACCACAAACCAACGGCCTGGAGGCATCACAA GTGGCGGAGTCACTCTCTTCATTGCGCTCTATGACTATGACGCTCGCACGGAAGACGACCTTACTTTCCAGAAAGGAGAGAAATTTCAGATCATCAACAATAC TGAGGGCGACTGGTGGGAGGCTCGATCTTTGGACACTGGCAACTCAGGTTACATCCCCTCCAACTACGTAGCTCCTGTCGACTCTATACAGGCTGAGga gtggtaTTTTGGGAAGATGGGGAGGAAGGATGCGGAGAGACAACTTCTCGGCCATGGCAACCAGAGGGGAACTTTCCTCATACGAGAGAGCGAGACCACCAAGG GCGCTTACTCTCTGTCCATCCGTGACTGGGACGAAAACAAGGCAGACCACGTTAAGCATTACAAGATCCGCAAACTAGACAACGGAGGCTACTACATCACCACGAGATCCCAGTTTGACACTGTTCCGGAGCTGGTTGAGCACTACACAG GCAGTAATGACGGGCTGTGTTATTTCCTCACCCATGCCTGCGTTAATTCCAAGCCGCTCACCATGGGCCTGGGGCGGGACGCCTGGGAAGTGCCCAGGGAGGCACTGGTACTGCAGAGGAAGCTGGGACAGGGCTGCTTCGGGGAAGTGTGGATGG GCATGTGGAACGGCACCACCAAGGTAGCGGTGAAGACTCTGAAGCCGGGAACCATGTCCCCCGAGGCCTTCCTGGAGGAGGCCCAAATTATGAAGAGACTTCGCCACGACAAACTGGTGCAGCTCTATGCCGTCGTGTCGGAGGAGCCCATCTACATCATCACTGAGTTCATGAGCCAAG gaAGTTTACTGGACTTCCTAAAAGATGGAGAGGGACAGAACCTGAAGCTGCCTCAGCTGGTGGACATGGCTGCACAG atTGCATCTGGAATGGCGTACATCGAGAGGATGAACTACATCCATCGTGACCTGCGAGCAGCAAACATCCTGGTCGGAGAGAATCTGGTGTGCAAGATCGCTGACTTTGGGCTGGCAAGGCTCATCGAGGACAATGAGTACACAGCGAGACAAG GGGCGAAGTTCCCCATCAAGTGGACGGCTCCGGAAGCTGCACTGTACGGACGTTTCACCATCAAGTCCGATGTCTGGAGCTTTGGCATCTTACTGACTGAGCTCATCACTAAGGGACGTGTGCCGTACCCAG GCATGAACAACCGCGAGGTGCTGGAGCAGGTGGAGAGGGGCTACAGGATGCCCTGTGCCCCGGGCTGCCCCAGCTCGCTCCACGAACTGATGGTGCAGTGCTGGAGGCGGGAGGCCGACGAGAGGCACACGTTCGAGTACCTGCAGTCCTTCCTGGAGGATTACTTCACCGCCACGGAGCCGCAGTACCAGCCCGGAGAGAACCTGTGA